A genomic segment from Lutzomyia longipalpis isolate SR_M1_2022 chromosome 3, ASM2433408v1 encodes:
- the LOC129792747 gene encoding minor histocompatibility antigen H13, producing the protein MADIVENVMQQAAENLTETTASNGKPPASVEGTAVAYGSLVVMAMLPIFFGSFRSLKGGSNSRAPERMNSKDAMMFPVIASLSLFGLYLFFKIFSQDYINLLLTGYFFFLGVLALSSMMSPVINVLVPTSIPNIPFQLQFTQGEGAQKEDIINYKFSSYDVACIVISTVIGVWYSLQKHWIANNLFGVAFAVNAVALLRLNNVVTGCILLGGLFVYDIFWVFGTNVMVTVAKSFEAPIKLVFPQDILTNGLSASNFAMLGLGDIVIPGIFIALLLRFDISLKRKSKLYFYATFIAYFLGLMMTIFVMHMFKHAQPALLYLVPACIGTPVALALVKGDIKTMFAYDDNPEEKKEAAEKKSSSSSGNKKETKKAK; encoded by the exons ATGGCAGATATTGTTGAGAATGTGATGCAGCAGGCGGCTGAAAACTTAACAGAGACAACAGCGTCAAATGGGAAGCCCCCAGCGAGTGTGGAAGGAACCGCCGTGGCATATGGATCACTCGTTGTGATG GCTATGCTGCCCATCTTCTTTGGCTCCTTCAGATCACTCAAAGGTGGCAGCAATTCACGGGCTCCGGAACGTATGAATTCCAAGGATGCAATGATGTTTCCTGTGATAGCTTCCCTTTCCCTCTTTGGGCTCTATCTCTTCTTCAAAATCTTCTCCCAGGACTACATTAATCTCTTGCTAACTGgctatttcttcttcttgggcGTACTTGCGCTCTCGAGTATGATGAGCCCCGTCATAAATGTCCTCGTACCCACTTCCATACCAAACATACCGTTCCAGTTGCAATTTACCCAAGGTGAGGGTGCCCAGAAGGAGGATATAATCAACTACAAATTCTCCTCATACGACGTGGCGTGCATTGTGATCTCAACTGTCATTGGTGTGTGGTATTCGCTGCAGAAGCACTGGATTGCCAATAATCTCTTCGGGGTGGCATTTGCCGTGAATGCCGTGGCCCTGCTTCGGCTAAATAATGTCGTCACGGGATGTATCCTCCTCGGTGGACTCTTTGTCTACGACATCTTCTGGGTCTTTGGCACAAATGTCATGGTTACAGTGGCAAAATCCTTCGAGGCACCCATCAAGCTTGTCTTCCCGCAGGATATTCTCACAAATGGCCTCAGTGCTTCCAACTTTGCCATGCTGGGTCTTGGAGATATCGTCATTCCGGGTATTTTTATCGCTCTCCTGCTGCGCTTTGACATCAGCCTCAAGCGCAAGAGTAAACTCTACTTCTACGCCACATTCATTGCATACTTCCTGGGACTCATGATGACCATCTTTGTGATGCACATGTTTAAGCATGCCCAACCGGCACTCCTCTACCTCGTGCCGGCCTGCATTGGAACACCCGTGGCACTAGCACTCGTCAAGGGAGACATTAAAACTATGTTTGC GTATGACGACAACCCAGAGGAGAAGAAAGAAGCAGCTGAGAAGAAGAGTAGCAGTAGTAGTGGCAATAAAAAGGAGACCAAAAAGGCAAAATAA
- the LOC129792753 gene encoding tRNA-splicing endonuclease subunit Sen54: MENSQELKLLSAKDLAQKSTENTPSISSYTPGSKKNSLDRSDQEVAKLAELHDNLKEVLSLERVGTENTRIIADYNSTTGQIRLRKISGTLQSFGQTNELNETYLEPYEALYLLEMNRLIIFQNTVVMSLEEAYEIFLNHESLSLEEYFIFSFLNKLGYIVKKFNTNTTYNAEKVSDIECTESSSGSKRKNISNECGISKKLKGENLTQSYTKGSIIEHLIDEATEEQCSENLKSSFASFSIVHLTSGGNKLTTENNLTAGMRKLSYAFDLYNPRKIFRKSQPPPPDYRVVFSRFDQAGLSRDELMNLHESHELKCPILAIYIDDHLKISGFLYKFA, encoded by the exons atggaaaactCACAAGAACTCAAGTTATTGAg tGCCAAGGATTTAGCGCAAAAGTCCACGGAAAATACTCCATCAATCTCATCATACACACCTGGctcaaagaaaaactctcTAGATAGAAGTGATCAGGAAGTGGCAAAACTTGCGGAATTAcatgataatttaaaagaagtcCTTTCACTGGAGCGTGTAGGTACAGAAAATACCCGCATAATTGCTGATTACAATAGTACAACAGGCCAAATtcgtttgagaaaaatttccggAACTTTACAATCTTTTGGTCAGACAAATGAGTTGAATGAAACCTATCTCGAACCATATGAGGCTCTATATCTTCTCGAGATGAATCGACTGATTATCTTTCAAAATACCGTCGTTATGTCCCTAGAGGAGGCatatgaaatttttctgaATCACGAATCCTTATCCCTGGAAGAGTATTTCATCTTCTcctttctcaataaattaggCTACATAGTTAAGAAGTTCAATACAAACACTACTTACAATGCAGAAAAAGTGTCTGATATTGAATGCACAGAATCTTCTTCTGGttctaaaaggaaaaacatcTCAAACGAGTGTGGGATTTCCAAAAAACTGAAAGGAGAAAACTTAACGCAAAGCTATACTAAAGGAAGCATAATTGAACATCTTATTGATGAAGCAACCGAAGAGCAATGCTCGGAAAACCTCAAAAGTTCATTTGCCTCATTTAGCATTGTACATTTAACCTCCGGAGGGAATAAACTGAccacagaaaataatttaacagCTGGAATGAGGAAATTATCATACGCCTTTGACCTCTACAATCCaaggaaaatctttagaaaatccCAACCACCTCCTCCGGACTATCGAGTAGTATTTTCAAG ATTTGATCAAGCTGGCCTGTCTCGAGATGAATTGATGAACCTTCACGAGAGTCATGAGCTGAAATGCCCGATATTAGCCATCTATATTGACGATCATCTAAAAATTAGTggatttttgtacaaatttgCGTGA
- the LOC129792314 gene encoding dynein axonemal intermediate chain 4 produces the protein MEEVLENDSLVVAQDKLAKPPTFIKILLRETDDVVLFENPSETVPRDSEEAAEVVAANERYEYLTRGKGRNRRTTNSEAQTMDCLFKSRAVNTDRIKQESIGTFVSNYEMFDTYEDLARSTQSLDVTEETKIVITTYAREGEEDPGQFLNTSANFRLSAMIIQRLLAGNVFREKQKRFRNMYLPDPLAMNVKYHYTMEKLWSYQWVALAGYAVTSFSWCETNRDILAVGYGLFYMDPKQEQPEDGCVCIWSIKNPVNPERKFNFDAPVSAVSFSPYFSQMLAVGLYNGTMEIRDFTDEHGALVASTDRETSPGFESIWQIDWLPGEGLYSEFGQLLTISIDGRIMKYSFTSGPHLAGIQLLRLSRVEGVVEGLPIAKKKDLMEAYRHPQALCLRIHPLRQHTYFVGTDEGCLHTCSLNYPHHHIGVSQVHKGSVYSIEYSPWSPRIFLTCGSDWCIRVWVEGVFEPVIELSSGFNAVNCAFWSPIHATIIASCSRDCVELWDIRRKTLKPASTHKFDTAPLTKIKFSKCGRSLIVGTSDGTVHVCALEDMPFPPHFQYNELQKAIYGAISGDLLEKVKSLGHLGYPEDRKKRPTSASGSSK, from the exons ATGGAAGAAGTTCTTGAAAACGACTCACTTGTGGTGGCTCAGGATAAGTTAGCAAAACCACCGACTTTTATCAAGATCCTCCTCCGAGAGACGGATGATGTTGTTCTCTTTGAAAATCCCAGTGAGACTGTTCCACGAGATAGTGAGGAAGCTGCTGAAGTTGTGGCTGCCAATGAGAGGTATGAATATTTGACCCGTGGTAAGGGAAGGAATCGACGTACTACAAATTCCGAGGCTCAGACAATGGACTGCTTGTTCAAGTCCCGTGCCGTGAATACTGATCGCATAAAGCAGGAGAGTATTGGGACTTTTGTATCGAATTATGAGATGTTCGACACGTACGAGGATCTCGCTCGATCAACTCAGAGTCTGGATGTCACTGAAGAGACCAAGATTGTTATAACTACCTATGCtagagaaggagaagaagatcCTGGACAATTTCTCAA CACATCAGCAAATTTTCGCCTATCCGCTATGATTATTCAGCGTCTTCTTGCGGGAAATGTTTTTCGTGAGAAGCAAAAACGCTTCCGGAATATGTATCTCCCAGATCCATTGGCTATGAATGTAAAGTATCACTATACAATGGAAAAACTCTGGTCATACCAATGGGTTGCATTGGCTGGGTATGCTGTAACGAGTTTTAGTTGGTGCGAAACAAATCGAGACATTCTAGCCGTTGGTTATGGGCTTTTCTACATGGATCCCAAGCAGGAACAGCCGGAAGATGGATGTGTGTGCATTTGGAGTATTAAGAACCCAGTCAATCCTgaaagaaagtttaattttgatgCTCCCGTGAGTGCTGTTTCCTTCTCACCGTATTTCTCGCAAATGCTGGCTGTTGGGTTGTACAATGGCACCATGGAAATTCGGGATTTCACAGATGAGCATGGAGCATTGGTTGCCAGTACAGATCGAGAAACATCACCGGGATTTGAGTCAATTTGGCAAATTGATTGGCTTCCCGGTGAGGGGTTGTACAGTGAGTTTGGGCAATTGTTGACCATCTCCATTGATGGGAGAATCATGAAGTACTCCTTCACTTCGGGACCCCATTTAGCGGGTATTCAGTTGCTACGGCTAAGTCGTGTCGAGGGGGTCGTTGAGGGTTTACCGATTGCAAAGAAGAAAGACCTCATGGAAGCATATCGTCATCCACAAGCTCTCTGCCTCCGTATACATCCCCTTCGTCAGCATACGTATTTCGTGGGAACGGATGAAGGATGCCTCCACACGTGCTCCCTAAACTATCCACATCACCATATTGGGGTATCACAGGTGCATAAAGGTTCAGTGTACAGCATAGAGTACTCCCCGTGGAGCCCTCGAATCTTCCTCACATGTGGCAGTGATTGGTGCATCCGTGTTTGGGTGGAGGGAGTCTTTGAGCCCGTCATTGAACTCTCAAGTGGCTTTAATGCTGTCAACTGTGCATTCTGGAGTCCCATTCATGCCACCATCATTGCCAGCTGCAGTCGTGATTGTGTTGAACTCTGGGACATTCGGCGAAAGACTCTGAAACCCGCTTCAACGCATAAATTCGATACGGCTCCCCTTACTAAGATCAA attctcAAAATGTGGTCGTTCGCTGATTGTGGGTACATCCGATGGAACTGTTCATGTTTGTGCCTTGGAAGATATGCCATTTCCACCGCATTTTCAATACAATGAACTCCAAAAGGCAATTTATGGGGCTATTAGTGGAGATCTTCTTGAGAAAGTAAAGAGTCTGGGTCATCTGGGGTATCCAGAAGATAGAAAGAAACGTCCCACCTCAGCTTCAGGAAGCTCGAAATGA
- the LOC129792752 gene encoding THO complex subunit 6: MGIGKRKKLYNTVLCQTFSSCGNFLFAGNNFGDVFVYSILDITETPSEEDVTKVAPSLEPIQVYNVTDVGHVQSMVFYKDFLIVGIPGEIRGYQWCEDSKKIKKKVWEIRIPNSYESIEAVDVNSLWLNEETDEVFLGCGDSRILGINLEGGQIMKTYAEHKDYIHCLSGLENRLYSASEDGSVKFWDLRQKKSTGSVEPYKNHELFRPQMGKWLGTVSCTENFFVCGGGPKASLWHTRTNECTTIYPFPGAVHVSGFNEDSVLLAGQNSNVIRYSLNGDISAEIPISSPATYSVIWQTAPTKIMSIAGAQNEIDICLNFNYKDILLKTYTNETPDV; encoded by the exons ATGGGCATTGGGAAGCGCAAAAAACTCTACAACACTGTACTGTGTCAGACCTTCTCTTCCTGTGGGAACTTCCTCTTTGCTGGCAACAATTTCGGTGACGTCTTCGTTTACAG CATTCTAGATATTACGGAGACTCCTAGTGAGGAAGATGTTACCAAGGTAGCCCCATCGTTGGAACCTATTCAGGTTTACAATGTCACAGACGTGGGTCATGTGCAGAGTATGGTCTTCTACAAGGACTTCCTTATTGTGGGAATTCCGGGAGAGATTCGGGGATATCAATGGTGCGAAGACAGCAAGAAGATCAAGAAAAAAGTCTGGGAAATCCGTATACCTAACAGTTATGAGAGCATAGAAGCCGTGGATGTAAATTCTCTGTGGCTTAATGAAGAGACCGATGAGGTTTTCTTGGGATGCGGAGATTCCAGAATATTGGGAATTAATCTTGAAGGAGGACAGATAATGAAGACTTATGCTGAACACAAGGACTACATTCATTGCCTAAGTGGACTGGAGAATCGCCTGTACTCTGCTTCTGAAGATGGAAGTGTTAAATTCTGGGATCTTAGGCAGAAGAAGTCTACTGGATCAGTGGAACCTTACAAGAATCACGAACTCTTCCGCCCACAGATGGGTAAATGGCTTGGTACTGTGTCATGTACTGAGAATTTCTTCGTTTGTGGAGGTGGACCTAAGGCTTCCCTCTGGCACACGAGAACAAATGAGTGTACGACGATCTACCCATTCCCAGGAGCAGTTCATGTGTCTGGTTTCAATGAAGACAGCGTTCTATTGGCTGGACAGAACTCCAATGTTATTCGCTATAGCCTCAATGGGGATATCTCCGCGGAAATACCAATATCTTCCCCAGCAACCTACTCCGTCATCTGGCAGACAGCGCCCACAAAGATCATGTCCATCGCTGGAGCTCAAAATGAGATAGATATCTGTCTCAATTTCAATTACAAGGACATTCTTCTCAAGACCTACACGAATGAGACACCTGACGTATGA
- the LOC129792748 gene encoding transcriptional regulatory protein AlgP, producing the protein MAPKKPTDKPAAKPEEKKKKPAAAAAPGAASTSSGTKAAPAEKKPAEKKPTPPAEKKPAAEKKPAAEKKPGEKKAAPAPKAAAAPKAGAAPKAAAGTAKAPAAAGDKKKTAASTGAAAPKKATATGAKKTPAAPGAEKKATAKKTPAKGAAGAPAAKKAATTKKAAGATKDGKPKEKKPAGAKKPGAVSKPVAKKQAAAKAKLAKAKGAAKLQKGTAKAKAAAVVRAKRVATKVIKGPYGTRTRKIRTSVHFRRPKTLKLPRNPKYPRKSAPRRNRMDAYNVIKYPLTTEAAMKKIEDNNTLVFLTHLRSNKHHVRAAVRKLYDIKVAKVNLLIQPDGKKKAYVRLARDYDALDIANKIGII; encoded by the exons ATGGCACCGAAAAAGCCCACGGATAAACCTG cgGCTAAGCccgaagagaagaagaagaagcccgcagctgctgctgctcctGGAGCCGCTTCTACATCGAGCGGTACCAAGGCAGCTCCGGCTGAAAAGAAGCCTGCCGAGAAGAAACCCACACCTCCGGCGGAGAAGAAGCCAGCAGCTGAGAAGAAGCCTGCTGCTGAGAAGAAACCGGGAGAGAAGAAGGCAGCCCCAGCACCCAAAGCTGCTGCTGCTCCCAAGGCTGGTGCTGCTCCAAAGGCAGCTGCTGGAACTGCCAAAGCACCTGCTGCTGCTGGCGATAAGAAGAAGACTGCAGCTTCAACTGGTGCTGCAGCTCCTAAGAAGGCGACTGCAACTGGTGCCAAGAAGACCCCAGCTGCTCCAGGAGCTGAAAAGAAGGCCACAGCTAAGAAGACCCCCGCTAAGGGTGCTGCTGGTGCACCTGCTGCTAAGAAGGCAGCAACCACCAAGAAGGCTGCCGGCGCTACCAAGGATGGTAAGCCTAAGGAGAAGAAGCCAGCTGGTGCAAAGAAACCCGGAGCTGTGTCGAAGCCAGTAGCAAAGAAACAGGCTGCTGCTAAGGCAAAACTCGCTAAAGCAAAGGGAGCTGCTAAGCTGCAAAAGGGAACTGCAAAGGCCAAGGCTGCTGCTGTTGTGAGAGCCAAGAGGGTTGCAACAAAG gtcatCAAGGGTCCATATGGTACACGCACCAGGAAGATCCGCACATCTGTGCATTTCCGTCGCCCCAAGACCCTGAAGCTGCCCCGTAATCCAAAGTATCCCAGGAAATCCGCTCCCAGGCGCAATCGTATGGATGCTTACAATGTGATTAAATATCCCCTGACGACGGAAGCTGCCATGAAGAAGATTGAAGACAACAACACCCTCGTCTTCCTCACGCATCTCCGTTCCAACAAACACCACGTTAGGGCGGCTGTCCGGAAATTGTATGACATCAAGGTGGCAAAGGTCAACCTCCTCATCCAGCCAGACGGCAAGAAGAAGGCTTACGTACGACTCGCAAGGGACTACGACGCCCTGGATATTGCCAACAAGATCGGCATCATATAA
- the LOC129792749 gene encoding ras-related protein Rab-6A isoform X1, with protein sequence MRKLRRFLSGDELEKRIIRYFQRPHRLNITPYVQEDFSSHCRDLATNHVDVLLKRKDDSTLMMRKIIFVGESAVGKTSLITKFYYGEFDSTYMSTLGIDYQVERFVVLNCEHRLQLWDTAGQERFRAMALPFYRGASTIVSVFDMSNPSTIASAVDYISIARLHSEMARKTPCPTFLIGNKLDLLSPNDYRNISEQGQKIAQEINAEYYEVSCKDASSVTRLFRRIALINFEDYCAGIEIPIELNPFEKFFTRVFRLKQDSERKRPRCSLS encoded by the exons ATGAGGAAACTTCGACGATTCTTGTCCGGCGATGAACTCGAGAAGCGCATCATACGCTATTTTCAGCGTCCCCATCGCCTCAACATCACTCCCTATGTACAAGAGGACTTTTCCAGCCATTGTAGGGATCTCGCGACGAATCACGTGGATGTACTGCTGAAGCGCAAGGACGATTCAACGTtgatgatgagaaaaattatttttgtgggtGAAAGTGCCGTTGGGAAGACTTCACTCATCACAAAATTCTACTATGGAGAATTTGATTCAACCTACATGTCTACCCTGGGCATTGACTACCAAGTGGAGAGATTCGTCGTTCTCAACTGCGAGCATCGCCTTCAATTGTGGGACACAGCTGGGCAGGAACGTTTCCGTGCAATGGCACTTCCCTTCTACAGAGGAGCCTCGACAATTGTGTCAGTTTTTGACATGAGCAATCCCTCTACAATAGCAAGTGCCGTGGATTATATATCAATTGCACGACTTCATTCTGAGATGGCCAGGAAGACACCCTGCCCCACATTCCTCATTGGCAATAAGTTGGATTTATTG tCACCCAACGATTATCGAAATATCTCGGAGCAGGGACAGAAGATTGCACAAGAGATAAATGCCGAATACTACGAGGTGTCATGCAAAGATGCTTCTAGTGTCACCAGACTCTTCCGACGCATTGCTCTGATTAACTTTGAGGACTACTGTGCCGGAATTGAAATTCCCATTGAGCTCAATCCCTTCGAAAAGTTCTTCACGA GAGTTTTCCGGCTGAAACAGGATTCCGAGAGAAAGAGACCACGGTGCTCACTCagctaa
- the LOC129792749 gene encoding ras-related protein Rab-6A isoform X2, with product MRKLRRFLSGDELEKRIIRYFQRPHRLNITPYVQEDFSSHCRDLATNHVDVLLKRKDDSTLMMRKIIFVGESAVGKTSLITKFYYGEFDSTYMSTLGIDYQVERFVVLNCEHRLQLWDTAGQERFRAMALPFYRGASTIVSVFDMSNPSTIASAVDYISIARLHSEMARKTPCPTFLIGNKLDLLSPNDYRNISEQGQKIAQEINAEYYEVSCKDASSVTRLFRRIALINFEDYCAGIEIPIELNPFEKFFTIFRLKQDSERKRPRCSLS from the exons ATGAGGAAACTTCGACGATTCTTGTCCGGCGATGAACTCGAGAAGCGCATCATACGCTATTTTCAGCGTCCCCATCGCCTCAACATCACTCCCTATGTACAAGAGGACTTTTCCAGCCATTGTAGGGATCTCGCGACGAATCACGTGGATGTACTGCTGAAGCGCAAGGACGATTCAACGTtgatgatgagaaaaattatttttgtgggtGAAAGTGCCGTTGGGAAGACTTCACTCATCACAAAATTCTACTATGGAGAATTTGATTCAACCTACATGTCTACCCTGGGCATTGACTACCAAGTGGAGAGATTCGTCGTTCTCAACTGCGAGCATCGCCTTCAATTGTGGGACACAGCTGGGCAGGAACGTTTCCGTGCAATGGCACTTCCCTTCTACAGAGGAGCCTCGACAATTGTGTCAGTTTTTGACATGAGCAATCCCTCTACAATAGCAAGTGCCGTGGATTATATATCAATTGCACGACTTCATTCTGAGATGGCCAGGAAGACACCCTGCCCCACATTCCTCATTGGCAATAAGTTGGATTTATTG tCACCCAACGATTATCGAAATATCTCGGAGCAGGGACAGAAGATTGCACAAGAGATAAATGCCGAATACTACGAGGTGTCATGCAAAGATGCTTCTAGTGTCACCAGACTCTTCCGACGCATTGCTCTGATTAACTTTGAGGACTACTGTGCCGGAATTGAAATTCCCATTGAGCTCAATCCCTTCGAAAAGTTCTTCACGA TTTTCCGGCTGAAACAGGATTCCGAGAGAAAGAGACCACGGTGCTCACTCagctaa
- the LOC129792750 gene encoding uncharacterized protein LOC129792750 has protein sequence MLSKLCKNSTNSFTRPLPALPTTKNTTIFASDDSTTDSSDNEAIKHPSFVAAKNARFVPDLVTSCPEVTLSACSDVYEEIEDVRERMSQLSCFTADAAKPTRDPIAKVMGQNVSLRRPRISLTWVLRDNNDSPATTSGEHRSNKQPQYRKKSRGERLFSERYANGQESDRKVCPESDRNSLSGNSKSSLIAHERLLEGTLKNTRSEPALFASSQTTRRHRHRKRRDRNRCPRFGYEITNVDDFLSKCSLSSPGNIPVVLSEASTLYQTRSGGYQLEIPLPLGMVVNAVFKNQTWLYVQTPHAEEGYVNYTACLPLGILPAVKSSKPPPCWETNGDIFPKPCGGNLTDSEKELQMRGTRSEGARTPRSRRSKSCGEKQVDALFLRATSQPKLYEKPAPVRISPYSCGAPKPNLHDEYVSLLPKPRRGAPLGIKSPLLLRETLLAVRENYMSESVSVRKGDVVTLLACKEYRDKNSYRQWFFVKTRDGGEGYIPAEVAGHGFL, from the exons atgctgtcgaaattgtgcaaaaattcaacaaattcgT tcACCCGACCTTTACCTGCGCTGCCGACCACTAAAAACACCACTATCTTTGCCTCAGACGACTCCACAACCGACTCATCCGATAATGAAGCAATCAAGCATCCTTCTTTTGTAGCAG CAAAAAATGCTCGTTTTGTGCCGGACCTCGTGACAAGTTGTCCGGAAGTGACTCTTAGTGCTTGTTCAGATGTCTACGAAGAGATTGAGGATGTGCGTGAACGTATGTCGCAATTGTCGTGTTTCACAGCGGACGCGGCAAAGCCCACCAGAGACCCAATAGCAAAGGTCATGGGGCAAAACGTGAGCCTCCGCCGACCCCGAATATCCCTAACATGGGTCCTCAGAGATAACAATGATTCCCCAGCAACGACTTCAGGAGAGCATCGCTCCAATAAGCAACCTCAATACCGAAAGAAATCAAGAGGTGAGCGGCTGTTTAGTGAGAGGTATGCAAATGGTCAAGAAAGCGATCGCAAAGTATGTCCCGAATCGGATAGGAATTCCCTCAGTGGCAACAGCAAATCCAGCTTGATTGCCCATGAGAGGCTCCTCGAGGGTACCCTAAAAAATACACGCTCAGAACCAGCACTCTTTGCCTCAAGTCAGACCACTCGTCGGCATCGGCACCGGAAGAGGCGCGACAGGAATAGGTGTCCACGTTTTGGTTATGAAATCACCAATGTCGATGACTTCCTCTCaaaa TGCTCCCTATCATCACCTGGAAATATTCCAGTTGTCTTATCCGAGGCCAGTACACTCTATCAGACCCGATCCGGAGGGTACCAGCTTGAGATTCCCCTCCCACTAGGCATGGTGGTAAATGCTGTGTTTAAGAACCAAACATGGCTCTATGTGCAGACACCACATGCAGAGGAGGGCTATGTTAACTACACAGCGTGCCTGCCCCTTGGGATACTTCCGGCAGTCAA ATCATCTAAGCCGCCACCGTGTTGGGAGACGAATGGCGATATATTCCCAAAACCTTGCGGTGGTAATCTCACAGACAGCGAAAAGGAACTACAGATGCGTGGTACACGCTCTGAAGGAGCACGAACACCTCGCTCGCGACGTTCAAAATCATGTGGAGAGAAGCAGGTGGATGCACTCTTCTTGCGGGCAACTAGTCAGCCAAAACTCTACGAGAAGCCTGCACCTGTGAGGATTTCACCATACTCCTGTGGTGCTCCAAAGCCAAATCTCCACGATGAGTACGTGTCGTTGCTACCTAAACCACGTCGAGGTGCACCATTGGGTATCAAATCACCCCTATTGTTGCGAGAGACTCTCCTAGCTGTCCGTGAGAATTATATGTCGGAGTCTGTGAGTGTCCGAAAGGGGGACGTAGTAACTTTATTGGCGTGCAAGGAGTACCGAGACAAGAACTCCTATCGCCAGTGGTTTTTTGTAAAAACCAGAGATGGTGGAGAGGGCTACATTCCTGCGGAAGTGGCTGGACATGGGTTCCTCTGA